In a single window of the Nocardiopsis composta genome:
- a CDS encoding TIGR03364 family FAD-dependent oxidoreductase, whose protein sequence is MTHTTDRTADVAVVGGGIVGLAHALAAARTGARVVLFERDERAVGASIRNFGLVWPVGQPAGLYERALRSRDVWLDTAKRTGVWHVESGSLHVVRSAEEEAVVEEFLATSPHAAEQGCRMLTPAEVARASTAVRPEGVRGALWSPTELNVDPRTAIPALAGLLEREHGVALRFGTAVTGIDLPGVDTTEGRWRAERVFVCSGNEFQALYPEVFAASGIRRCKLQMMRTVAQPDGWALGPALCAGLTLLHYASFAHCASLAALRDRFDRELPVHRAEGVHVLVSQTSGGQVTIGDSHRYAATHDPFESAEVDRAILDYFSGFAALPRTRIAERWHGVYPSLPDGRADLVARPEPGVTVVNGLGGAGMTLSFGLAAETTADLG, encoded by the coding sequence ATGACGCACACCACCGACCGCACCGCCGACGTCGCCGTCGTCGGCGGCGGGATCGTCGGCCTGGCCCACGCGCTGGCCGCCGCCCGCACCGGCGCCCGGGTCGTGCTCTTCGAACGCGACGAGCGCGCCGTGGGCGCCTCCATCCGCAACTTCGGCCTGGTCTGGCCGGTCGGCCAGCCCGCCGGACTCTATGAGCGGGCGCTGCGCAGCCGGGACGTCTGGCTGGACACCGCCAAGCGCACCGGCGTCTGGCACGTGGAGAGCGGGTCGCTGCACGTGGTCCGCTCCGCCGAGGAGGAGGCGGTGGTCGAGGAGTTCCTCGCCACCTCCCCGCACGCCGCCGAGCAGGGCTGCCGGATGCTCACCCCGGCCGAGGTCGCCCGGGCCAGCACCGCGGTGCGCCCGGAGGGGGTGCGCGGCGCGCTGTGGAGCCCCACCGAGCTCAACGTCGACCCGCGGACCGCCATCCCCGCCCTGGCCGGCCTGCTGGAGCGCGAGCACGGCGTGGCGCTGCGCTTCGGCACCGCCGTCACCGGCATCGACCTGCCCGGCGTCGACACCACCGAGGGGCGGTGGCGGGCCGAGCGGGTGTTCGTCTGCTCCGGCAACGAGTTCCAGGCCCTCTACCCCGAGGTGTTCGCGGCCAGCGGCATCCGCCGGTGCAAGCTGCAGATGATGCGCACCGTCGCCCAGCCCGACGGGTGGGCGCTCGGCCCGGCGCTGTGCGCGGGGCTGACCCTGCTGCACTACGCCTCGTTCGCGCACTGCGCCTCGCTGGCGGCGCTGCGCGACCGCTTCGACCGGGAACTGCCGGTGCACCGCGCCGAGGGCGTGCACGTGCTGGTCTCCCAGACCTCCGGCGGCCAGGTCACCATCGGCGACAGCCACCGCTACGCAGCCACCCACGACCCGTTCGAATCGGCCGAGGTGGACCGGGCCATCCTCGACTACTTCTCCGGGTTCGCCGCCCTGCCCCGCACCCGCATCGCCGAGCGCTGGCACGGCGTCTACCCGTCGCTGCCCGACGGCCGGGCCGACCTGGTCGCCCGCCCCGAACCCGGGGTGACCGTCGTCAACGGCCTCGGCGGCGCCGGGATGACGCTCTCCTTCGGCCTGGCCGCCGAGACCACCGCCGACCTCGGCTGA
- a CDS encoding MFS transporter — protein MAERNRTAKTPTSTLAYVRDARYERWRLQIFGVTWLVYAGFYFSRNAFSAAKVGILDDPSSSLTQAMLGNLDALYLAAYAAGQFFWGALADRFGPRAVVTGGLLMSACAALFMGLAPALILFAPLMVVQGLAQSTGWASLCKNMASFFAVRERGRVLGLWSTNYAFGGLVAAPFTGWWAYSVFDHWSAAFYAGAAVVLAALLVFLVFQRNRPEDVGLPPIEEYRGSAAAQAAPATPDSGPDAEPAGPAERAPGAPATAVPRPRPAADDGPAPPRPPGVREALATAVRNRMVLMLGLSYFLLKPARYAILLWGPVIVAQRTPEASNLEAVVIPVAFGAAGLAAPIVIGYVSDRWLGARRVPSTVLSLGCLVVALVLFEPLTASGSVPVMVAVLALIGLSVYAADTMISCTAAVDFGTSERAGSSAGFINGCGSIGAILGGLLPGYLGSDVLFYGFAAAALISGLVLLPWWNRMPEAD, from the coding sequence ATGGCCGAACGGAACCGGACCGCGAAGACCCCCACCTCGACCCTCGCCTATGTCAGGGACGCCCGCTACGAGCGCTGGCGCCTGCAGATCTTCGGTGTGACCTGGCTGGTCTACGCCGGCTTCTACTTCTCCCGCAACGCCTTCTCCGCCGCCAAGGTCGGCATCCTGGACGACCCGTCCTCCTCGCTCACCCAGGCCATGCTGGGCAACCTCGACGCCCTCTACCTCGCGGCCTACGCCGCCGGCCAGTTCTTCTGGGGCGCGCTCGCCGACCGGTTCGGCCCCCGCGCGGTGGTCACCGGCGGACTGCTGATGTCGGCCTGCGCCGCCCTGTTCATGGGCCTGGCGCCGGCGCTCATCCTGTTCGCCCCGCTGATGGTGGTGCAGGGCCTGGCCCAGTCCACCGGGTGGGCGTCGCTCTGCAAGAACATGGCCTCGTTCTTCGCGGTCCGCGAGCGCGGCCGGGTGCTGGGCCTGTGGAGCACCAACTACGCCTTCGGCGGGCTGGTCGCCGCCCCGTTCACCGGCTGGTGGGCCTACTCGGTGTTCGACCACTGGAGCGCCGCGTTCTACGCCGGCGCCGCCGTGGTCCTCGCCGCCCTCCTGGTCTTCCTCGTCTTCCAGCGCAACCGGCCCGAGGACGTCGGGCTGCCGCCGATCGAGGAGTACCGCGGCTCCGCCGCGGCCCAGGCAGCCCCGGCGACCCCGGACAGCGGACCGGACGCGGAACCGGCGGGCCCCGCCGAGCGGGCGCCCGGCGCACCGGCCACCGCCGTCCCCCGGCCCCGCCCGGCGGCCGACGACGGACCCGCCCCGCCGCGCCCGCCGGGCGTGCGCGAGGCGCTGGCCACCGCGGTGCGCAACCGCATGGTGCTGATGCTGGGCCTCTCCTACTTCCTGCTCAAACCGGCCCGCTACGCCATCCTGCTGTGGGGCCCGGTCATCGTCGCCCAGCGCACCCCCGAGGCCTCCAACCTGGAGGCGGTGGTCATCCCGGTGGCGTTCGGCGCCGCCGGCCTGGCCGCCCCCATCGTCATCGGCTACGTCTCCGACCGGTGGCTGGGCGCCCGCCGGGTCCCCTCCACCGTGCTCAGCCTGGGCTGCCTGGTCGTCGCACTGGTCCTGTTCGAACCGCTGACCGCATCCGGCAGCGTGCCGGTGATGGTCGCGGTGCTGGCCCTGATCGGGCTGTCGGTCTACGCCGCGGACACCATGATCTCGTGCACCGCCGCGGTGGACTTCGGCACCTCCGAGCGGGCCGGCTCCTCGGCCGGGTTCATCAACGGCTGCGGCTCCATCGGCGCGATCCTCGGCGGCCTGCTCCCCGGCTACCTCGGCTCCGACGTGCTGTTCTACGGCTTCGCCGCGGCGGCCCTGATCTCCGGCCTGGTGCTGCTGCCCTGGTGGAACCGGATGCCCGAGGCCGACTGA